In Buchnera aphidicola (Kaburagia rhusicola ensigallis), the following are encoded in one genomic region:
- the asd gene encoding aspartate-semialdehyde dehydrogenase codes for MKKSVGFVGWRGMVGSVLMQRIEEENDFCFFDPVFFSTSQINKKGPIFNSQYYGHLRNAYNLDILQELDIIVTCQGSEYTKNVYYKLRQRGWKGYWIDAASHLRMKDESAIVLDPINLSVINESLNNNIKTFVGGNCTVSLMLMSLGGLFSNNLIDWVMVSTYQAASGSGASHMIELLMQMNMLCKEVIDDIDNPSQSILSIEKKISKISLSKDFPVNNFRVPLVGSLIPWIDIKIKNGQSKEEWKIQAETNKILSSKQDIIIDGLCVRIGSLRCHSQSFMIKLKQDISITDIEHILSNHNDWVKVIPNEIDETIKYLTPCAVTGTLMTPVGRLRKLNLGNKYISAFTVGDQLLWGAAEPLRRMLKLLVD; via the coding sequence ATGAAAAAATCTGTAGGTTTTGTTGGATGGAGGGGAATGGTGGGATCAGTTTTAATGCAACGTATAGAAGAAGAAAACGATTTTTGTTTTTTTGATCCAGTTTTTTTTTCTACGTCTCAAATTAATAAAAAAGGTCCTATTTTTAATAGTCAATATTATGGACATTTACGTAATGCTTACAATTTAGATATATTACAAGAATTAGATATTATTGTTACATGTCAAGGAAGTGAATATACAAAAAATGTATATTATAAATTGAGACAAAGAGGTTGGAAAGGATATTGGATAGATGCTGCCTCTCATCTTAGAATGAAAGATGAATCAGCTATTGTGTTAGATCCAATTAATTTATCAGTAATTAATGAATCACTTAATAATAATATTAAAACTTTTGTGGGTGGAAATTGTACTGTGAGCTTAATGCTAATGTCGTTAGGGGGGCTTTTTTCTAATAATTTAATTGATTGGGTAATGGTTTCTACTTATCAAGCAGCATCAGGGAGTGGAGCATCACATATGATTGAATTATTAATGCAGATGAATATGTTATGCAAAGAAGTAATTGATGATATAGATAACCCGTCTCAGTCTATTTTAAGTATTGAAAAAAAGATTAGTAAAATAAGTTTATCTAAAGATTTCCCAGTTAACAATTTTCGTGTTCCATTAGTGGGTAGTTTGATTCCTTGGATTGATATTAAAATAAAGAACGGACAAAGCAAAGAAGAATGGAAGATTCAGGCTGAAACAAATAAAATATTATCATCCAAACAAGATATTATTATTGATGGTTTGTGTGTTCGAATTGGATCTTTAAGATGCCATAGTCAGTCGTTCATGATTAAGTTAAAGCAAGATATTTCTATAACAGACATTGAACATATTTTGTCTAATCATAATGATTGGGTAAAGGTAATTCCAAATGAAATTGATGAAACTATAAAATATTTAACTCCATGCGCAGTGACAGGGACTTTAATGACTCCTGTAGGAAGATTAAGAAAATTAAACCTTGGAAATAAATATATATCTGCATTTACTGTTGGAGATCAATTATTATGGGGTGCTGCAGAACCTTTGCGACGAATGTTGAAATTGCTTGTAGATTAA
- a CDS encoding UvrD-helicase domain-containing protein gives MKKIKSISTNDVVNLPLSGKILIEASAGTGKTFSLIIIYLRLILGIGKISNIHRTFLIKEILVVTFTEHSKEEIKNRIKKYIFEFKKICKKKK, from the coding sequence ATGAAAAAAATAAAATCAATATCTACTAACGATGTGGTAAATTTACCTTTATCAGGAAAAATATTAATTGAAGCATCAGCAGGAACAGGAAAAACATTTTCTTTAATTATTATATATCTAAGATTAATTCTAGGCATTGGAAAAATATCTAACATTCATCGAACATTTTTAATTAAAGAAATTTTAGTAGTCACGTTTACAGAACATTCAAAAGAAGAAATAAAAAATAGAATAAAAAAATATATTTTTGAATTTAAAAAAATATGTAAAAAAAAAAAGTAA
- the mscS gene encoding small-conductance mechanosensitive channel MscS, whose translation MEKLNVVNDIHHAGNWLIRNQELLLGYVMNFVSAIIILIVGFFIAKIVSNIINKVLITRNIDSTISGFLAALARYIIITLTLITSLGCIGVQTTSVIAILGAAGMAVGLALQGSLSNFAAGVLLVILRPLRTGEYVNLGNISGTVLNIHIFYTTLRTLDGKMVVIPNGKIISGNIINYSREKTRRNEFIISVSYNSDIDVVIKVLKNVLENEERVLKDKDIIVGLSELAPSSLNFIVRCWSHTDELNIVYWDLMAQFKKALDSNNIDIPYPHLEVYYHKKK comes from the coding sequence ATGGAAAAATTAAATGTAGTAAACGATATTCATCATGCAGGAAATTGGTTAATAAGAAATCAAGAATTACTACTAGGATACGTCATGAATTTCGTGTCTGCTATTATAATATTAATAGTAGGTTTTTTTATAGCTAAAATAGTTTCAAATATCATCAATAAAGTTTTGATTACTAGGAATATTGATTCTACCATTTCTGGATTTTTAGCTGCGTTAGCAAGATATATAATCATTACATTGACATTAATAACTTCATTAGGATGTATTGGAGTTCAAACTACTTCTGTTATCGCTATATTAGGAGCAGCTGGAATGGCTGTGGGATTAGCTTTACAAGGTTCATTATCCAATTTTGCAGCAGGTGTTTTATTAGTAATATTACGACCACTTCGTACTGGAGAATATGTAAATTTAGGAAATATATCTGGTACAGTTTTAAACATCCATATATTCTATACTACTCTTAGAACATTAGATGGAAAAATGGTTGTTATACCTAACGGGAAAATTATATCAGGAAACATAATTAATTATTCTAGAGAAAAAACTAGAAGAAACGAGTTCATCATTAGTGTATCATATAATTCTGATATTGATGTAGTAATAAAAGTATTAAAAAACGTTTTAGAAAATGAAGAAAGAGTATTAAAAGATAAAGATATTATTGTCGGATTGAGTGAATTAGCTCCATCTTCTCTTAACTTTATTGTACGCTGTTGGAGTCATACGGATGAACTCAACATAGTATATTGGGACTTAATGGCACAATTTAAAAAAGCTTTAGATTCCAATAATATTGATATCCCTTATCCTCATCTTGAAGTATATTATCATAAAAAAAAATAA
- a CDS encoding phosphoglycerate kinase: MPIITIKDLSLANKTVLIRSDLNVPIQNQKIVSYARIHASLPTIQLALKKHAKVIVASHLGRPEEEKYNSSLSLFPIFKYFKKMFKDTKVNFCKDYLHGIDIQSGELAVLENVRFNKGEKNNSISLSKAYANLCDIFVMDAFGTLHRNEASTYGLTKYSKIACAGLLLQHELTTLKKFLKNPIRPLVTIVGGAKVSTKFNLLKSLSKISDTLIVGGGIANTFISIDHNVGKSLHEPNFVDQAKLLRDNYNIFVPIDSRVSTTFNKDSIGISKNISDININEEIMDFGDKTIEKMVPILKKAKTIFWNGPIGVFEFKNFRKGTEILANTIANSNAFSIAGGGDTLSVIEKLNIKNKISYISTGGGSFLKFLEQGEFPIIKLLKNCV, encoded by the coding sequence ATGCCAATAATTACAATAAAAGATTTAAGTCTTGCAAATAAAACAGTACTTATAAGATCAGATTTAAATGTACCAATTCAAAACCAAAAAATCGTATCTTATGCTAGAATTCACGCATCATTACCAACTATTCAATTAGCATTAAAAAAACATGCAAAAGTAATTGTTGCTTCTCATTTAGGAAGACCAGAGGAAGAAAAATATAATTCATCACTGTCATTATTTCCCATTTTTAAATATTTTAAAAAAATGTTTAAAGATACTAAAGTAAATTTTTGTAAAGACTATTTACATGGAATAGATATCCAATCAGGAGAACTTGCTGTATTAGAAAACGTAAGATTCAACAAAGGAGAAAAAAATAATAGCATTTCTTTATCTAAAGCATATGCAAATTTATGCGATATATTTGTTATGGATGCTTTTGGAACATTGCATAGAAACGAAGCATCCACTTATGGACTGACAAAATATTCGAAAATAGCATGTGCTGGATTGCTGTTACAACATGAACTAACAACATTAAAAAAATTTTTAAAAAATCCAATTCGACCTCTAGTAACTATTGTTGGAGGTGCAAAAGTATCAACAAAATTCAATTTATTAAAATCATTGTCAAAGATATCAGACACCTTGATAGTTGGAGGAGGTATTGCTAACACATTCATATCTATTGACCACAATGTGGGAAAATCTCTTCATGAGCCTAATTTCGTCGATCAAGCTAAATTATTACGCGATAATTATAATATTTTTGTACCAATAGATTCTCGAGTAAGCACAACATTTAATAAAGACAGTATAGGAATTTCTAAAAATATTTCTGACATAAACATAAACGAAGAAATTATGGATTTCGGAGACAAAACAATAGAAAAAATGGTACCAATACTAAAAAAAGCAAAAACCATTTTCTGGAATGGACCAATAGGTGTATTTGAATTCAAAAATTTTAGGAAAGGAACAGAAATATTAGCCAACACTATTGCTAATAGCAATGCTTTTTCTATAGCAGGAGGAGGAGATACTTTATCCGTAATAGAAAAACTAAACATAAAAAACAAAATTTCTTATATATCTACTGGAGGAGGATCTTTTCTAAAATTTCTAGAACAAGGGGAATTTCCTATAATAAAATTATTAAAAAATTGCGTTTAA
- the tusA gene encoding sulfurtransferase TusA produces MNIKKNAKYKLLDLRTLRCPEPLMLLRKTIREINSGTILLILADDPSTIRDIPNFCHFMNHILLKFVINKLPYQYLVQKGNTFSTNS; encoded by the coding sequence ATGAACATTAAAAAAAATGCGAAATATAAATTACTAGATTTAAGAACTTTGCGATGTCCTGAACCTTTAATGCTATTGAGAAAAACCATAAGAGAAATTAATTCTGGTACAATATTATTAATATTAGCAGATGATCCATCAACTATAAGAGACATTCCAAACTTTTGTCATTTTATGAACCATATACTATTAAAATTTGTAATCAACAAATTACCTTATCAATATTTAGTTCAAAAAGGAAATACTTTTTCTACAAACTCCTAA
- a CDS encoding YhgN family NAAT transporter, which translates to MNEMISSTILLILIMDPLGNLPIFMSILKNLEPKRRRIVLLREMTVALIIMLLFLFAGEKILTLLNLKTETVSISGGIILFLIAIKMIFPSHHYEKEKPYISEEPFLVPLAIPLVAGPSLLATLIVLSHEYLNKIIYLTGSLLIAWTCTVIILLLSNMFLRLFGAKGVDALERLMGLILIMLSTQMFLDGVKSWFHI; encoded by the coding sequence ATGAACGAAATGATTTCTTCAACTATTTTATTAATTTTAATTATGGATCCATTAGGAAATCTTCCTATATTTATGTCTATATTAAAAAATTTAGAGCCTAAACGCCGCAGAATAGTATTACTACGAGAAATGACAGTAGCATTAATAATAATGTTATTATTTTTATTTGCAGGAGAAAAAATTCTTACTTTACTAAATTTAAAAACCGAAACAGTCTCAATATCAGGTGGAATAATTTTATTTTTAATTGCTATCAAAATGATATTTCCTTCCCACCACTACGAAAAAGAAAAACCATACATCAGCGAAGAACCATTCTTAGTTCCTTTAGCTATTCCTTTAGTAGCAGGTCCATCTCTTTTAGCTACATTGATAGTACTATCACATGAATACTTAAATAAAATAATATACCTAACTGGATCACTTTTAATAGCCTGGACTTGCACAGTAATTATTTTATTATTATCAAATATGTTTTTACGTTTATTTGGTGCTAAAGGAGTAGATGCTTTAGAGAGACTAATGGGATTAATATTAATCATGCTATCTACTCAAATGTTTTTAGACGGTGTTAAATCTTGGTTTCACATCTAA
- a CDS encoding exodeoxyribonuclease V subunit gamma, which translates to MKKACSIITTTPLCNPLANEIFITPNETINHWIKIFIAQQCSIASNIKFFKFNEFAWTVFQHINPKKYAKSEFEKYHLIWKMMNIKNINHLTKFISNSHSKTKLFEIISFVSQQFKEYLFYRPDLIQKWEQISKNPLNINLSCMDQNKLLWTTLIKYMQHRNQPTWNYANLLFLLEKKIQQKNINMNTFPSRIFVFGNDILTPYNIIMLKKISNLCSIYFLYITPYKKEKILLKAIKPKTHQCNFMKECTSHFFKATICCKKYIDTTLNTHHDITNISLWGKYGYDYTLLLSLISKKEINVFNIPQPISLLQKIQKNIIQTNLNLNAKKNKKNIDYSINKRVIYNNDKSISIHICTTLKREIEVLHDNLLDVLNNHDDILFHDILIISKNINKYVPFIHSIFNSINPKHRIPFYITSTSNENKNTISNIILKILDLPNNPLDEKNIFNFLKSSFILKKFNIKEKEIIILLKIIKKFQIKSETNNTLKKHKPPKINQEYTFSNEEKRIFLGKAINDVSYTIWNTIVPFNYLNEKHYTIFSKLITFKLLLHKWKKKLSISKPLTSWKIIFEQLLNDFFTRNEIQKEEIISIKKNWNKIVEPGIQEGYTKKLPAKLLKNELLKNISQKKNIYNCFAGRVTFCNGFILRSIPFKVICIIGMNDKFIIQKIPTKHLNLIHKYPRICDPYRKNKYEYLFLETILATQKILLISYPKESEKNNKTNQRSILIDQLLSYISKNFYIFNKKCRKERKDNKKKLIFHLCYFHTDKPYNIKNFITGSKYQSFNETWLKISKLKQKNKKNFETTLQTITFKDIMLSELITFWKHPVQYFFNKRLHIILNNVKNIDLNKENFSITKLNHYIINMNIIDFLLKKKNTKKLLLYYQCKGIIPIGNLGEIYWENQIILMTSLYKKSYLKNKNLRNTKFRIKINQYTLFGILKNNNKTGLLRWKPTTINNKDIISLWLEHLVYCSIYEPSNSTILGLKNNNCTFIKLEKKKAKDLLNQYIIGYVKGMHKPILLTNSGINWLSTIYDKKYKIISTKATQLQKSKKNMIAAWEGNNWKIGEKDDLYLKKIITTLDEKNISKICTTAKKWILPILKYIQ; encoded by the coding sequence ATGAAAAAAGCATGTTCTATTATAACTACAACTCCATTATGCAATCCATTAGCTAATGAAATATTCATTACACCAAATGAAACCATAAATCACTGGATAAAAATATTTATAGCTCAACAATGCTCAATAGCATCAAATATTAAATTTTTTAAATTTAACGAATTCGCGTGGACAGTTTTTCAACATATAAATCCTAAAAAATATGCTAAATCAGAGTTTGAAAAATATCATCTAATATGGAAGATGATGAATATAAAAAATATTAACCATCTAACTAAATTTATTAGTAATAGCCATTCCAAAACAAAATTATTCGAAATAATATCTTTTGTATCACAACAATTCAAAGAATATTTGTTTTATCGACCAGACTTAATACAGAAATGGGAACAAATTTCCAAAAATCCACTTAATATAAATTTATCATGCATGGATCAAAACAAATTATTATGGACAACTCTTATAAAATATATGCAACATAGAAATCAACCAACATGGAACTATGCAAACTTACTTTTTCTTCTAGAAAAAAAAATACAACAAAAAAACATCAATATGAATACATTTCCATCAAGAATATTTGTTTTTGGAAACGACATTTTAACACCATATAACATAATAATGTTAAAAAAAATAAGTAATTTATGTTCAATTTATTTCCTTTATATCACTCCATATAAAAAAGAAAAAATACTGCTAAAGGCAATAAAACCTAAAACACATCAATGTAATTTCATGAAAGAATGTACATCACATTTTTTTAAAGCAACAATATGTTGTAAAAAATATATCGATACAACCTTAAATACACATCATGATATCACAAACATTTCATTATGGGGAAAATATGGATATGATTACACTTTATTATTAAGCTTAATAAGCAAAAAAGAAATAAATGTATTTAATATACCACAACCTATTAGTTTACTACAAAAAATACAAAAAAATATAATACAAACTAATTTGAACTTAAATGCAAAAAAAAACAAAAAAAACATCGATTATAGTATAAATAAGAGAGTAATATATAATAACGACAAATCTATTTCTATACACATATGCACTACATTAAAAAGAGAAATAGAAGTCTTACATGATAATTTACTTGATGTACTTAACAATCATGATGATATACTATTTCATGATATTCTTATTATTAGTAAAAATATAAATAAATATGTTCCATTTATTCATTCTATATTTAATTCAATCAACCCTAAACATCGAATTCCTTTCTACATTACGTCTACTTCTAATGAAAACAAAAACACAATTTCAAATATTATTTTAAAAATACTAGATTTACCTAATAATCCACTTGATGAAAAAAATATTTTTAATTTTTTAAAAAGTTCTTTTATACTAAAAAAATTTAATATAAAAGAAAAAGAAATAATCATTTTATTAAAAATAATAAAAAAATTTCAAATTAAATCAGAAACTAATAATACTTTAAAAAAACATAAACCACCAAAAATTAATCAAGAATATACTTTTAGTAATGAGGAGAAAAGAATATTTCTTGGAAAAGCAATTAATGATGTCAGTTATACAATATGGAACACAATTGTACCTTTCAATTATTTAAACGAAAAACATTATACAATATTCAGTAAATTAATAACATTTAAATTATTGTTACACAAATGGAAAAAAAAACTATCTATTTCAAAACCATTAACATCTTGGAAAATTATCTTCGAACAGCTTTTAAATGATTTCTTTACACGAAATGAAATTCAAAAAGAAGAAATAATATCTATTAAAAAAAATTGGAATAAAATAGTTGAACCTGGAATTCAAGAAGGTTATACAAAAAAACTTCCTGCAAAATTATTAAAAAATGAACTACTAAAAAACATTTCTCAAAAAAAAAATATATACAATTGCTTTGCTGGAAGAGTGACTTTTTGTAACGGATTTATATTAAGAAGTATACCATTTAAAGTCATTTGTATTATCGGAATGAACGATAAATTTATTATTCAAAAAATTCCTACTAAACATCTTAATTTAATACATAAATACCCAAGAATATGTGATCCATATAGAAAGAACAAATACGAATATTTATTTTTAGAAACAATACTAGCAACGCAAAAAATATTATTAATTAGCTATCCCAAAGAATCCGAAAAAAATAATAAAACTAATCAAAGATCCATACTAATTGATCAATTATTGTCATATATTTCCAAAAATTTCTACATTTTTAACAAAAAATGTAGAAAAGAAAGAAAAGATAACAAAAAAAAATTAATTTTTCACTTATGCTATTTTCACACCGATAAACCATACAATATTAAAAATTTCATTACAGGATCTAAATATCAAAGTTTTAATGAAACCTGGCTAAAAATTTCTAAATTAAAACAAAAAAATAAAAAAAACTTTGAAACAACTCTTCAAACAATAACATTTAAAGATATCATGTTATCCGAATTAATTACATTTTGGAAACATCCCGTTCAATATTTTTTCAATAAACGACTTCATATCATACTTAACAATGTTAAAAATATAGATTTAAATAAAGAAAACTTTTCAATTACAAAACTTAATCATTACATAATTAACATGAACATAATTGATTTCTTACTAAAGAAAAAAAATACTAAAAAATTACTTCTATACTACCAATGTAAAGGAATTATACCAATTGGTAATTTAGGAGAAATATATTGGGAAAACCAAATAATTCTAATGACATCTTTATATAAAAAAAGTTATTTAAAAAATAAAAACTTAAGAAATACAAAATTTCGTATAAAAATTAATCAATATACATTATTTGGAATACTAAAAAATAACAACAAAACAGGTTTATTACGCTGGAAACCTACTACTATCAATAACAAAGATATTATTTCTCTATGGTTAGAACATTTAGTATATTGTTCCATATATGAACCTAGTAATAGTACTATATTAGGATTAAAAAATAATAATTGTACTTTTATAAAATTAGAAAAGAAAAAAGCCAAAGATTTATTAAATCAATATATAATTGGATATGTAAAAGGAATGCATAAACCTATATTACTTACAAATTCAGGAATTAACTGGTTAAGTACTATATATGATAAAAAATATAAAATAATTTCTACAAAAGCTACTCAATTACAAAAATCAAAAAAAAATATGATCGCAGCGTGGGAGGGAAATAATTGGAAAATAGGAGAAAAAGATGATTTATATTTAAAAAAAATAATTACAACTTTAGACGAAAAAAATATATCTAAAATATGTACTACAGCTAAAAAATGGATTCTTCCTATATTAAAATACATTCAATAA
- the fbaA gene encoding class II fructose-bisphosphate aldolase codes for MCNILSLINPGVINGCDALKIFEIAKKNCFAIPAINCIGTDSINIVLETAKKVNSPVIIQFSYGGSNFISGKGLKTSSRHKQAILGAISGAQHVHLMAKYYEIPVILHTDHCNKTMLPWIDELIKKGEKYFKINKKPLFTSHMIDLSNEPLEFNLSQCKQYLKKMNNINMMLEMELGCTGGEEDGIDNTDIDNSLLYTKPTDVNAAYEYLSSISPCFTIAASFGNVHGVYKSGNVNLRPTILKESQNYVRKKHNLSYDPLNFVFHGGSGSSLKDIKTSIKYGVIKMNIDTDVQWAAWKGILKFYKKNHMYLQTQLGNPYGSDKPNKKYYDPRVWIRSSQSSVSNYLKKIFKILNSNNTL; via the coding sequence ATGTGTAATATTTTGAGTTTAATAAATCCAGGTGTAATAAATGGGTGCGATGCATTAAAAATATTTGAAATAGCTAAAAAAAATTGTTTTGCAATACCTGCAATAAATTGTATAGGAACTGATTCTATAAATATCGTTTTAGAAACGGCAAAAAAAGTTAATAGTCCAGTAATAATACAATTTTCATATGGAGGGTCAAATTTTATTTCAGGAAAAGGATTAAAAACAAGTTCTCGACACAAACAAGCAATATTAGGTGCTATATCAGGAGCTCAGCATGTACATCTAATGGCTAAATACTATGAAATTCCTGTAATTTTGCATACTGATCATTGTAATAAAACCATGTTACCATGGATTGACGAATTAATTAAAAAAGGAGAAAAATATTTCAAAATTAATAAAAAACCTCTTTTTACTTCTCATATGATAGATTTATCTAATGAACCATTAGAATTTAATTTAAGTCAATGCAAACAATATTTAAAAAAAATGAATAACATCAATATGATGTTAGAGATGGAACTTGGTTGCACAGGAGGAGAAGAAGATGGAATAGATAATACTGATATAGATAATTCTTTATTATATACTAAACCAACCGATGTCAATGCTGCATATGAATACTTATCTTCTATAAGTCCTTGCTTTACTATCGCAGCATCATTTGGAAACGTGCATGGTGTATATAAATCAGGCAATGTTAATTTACGACCTACCATTTTAAAAGAATCACAAAATTATGTTAGAAAGAAACATAACCTATCTTATGATCCATTGAACTTTGTATTTCACGGAGGATCTGGATCTTCACTAAAGGACATCAAGACATCAATCAAATATGGAGTAATAAAAATGAATATTGATACTGATGTCCAATGGGCAGCCTGGAAAGGAATATTAAAATTTTATAAAAAAAATCATATGTATTTACAAACTCAATTAGGTAATCCATATGGATCAGATAAACCCAACAAAAAATATTACGATCCTAGAGTTTGGATACGTTCTTCTCAATCATCAGTATCAAACTATCTAAAAAAAATATTTAAAATATTAAATTCTAACAATACCTTATAA